ATCGCCGTCGGGGCGCTTCGCTACTACATGCTGCGCTTCGGACGGAACCGCGTCGTCGCGTTCGACTTCGACGACGCGCTGGCCTTCGAAGGCGAGACGGGCCCGTACCTCCAGTACTCCGTCGTACGGGCGCGGAACATCCTCGCGAAGCTCGCGGAGAGACGCGGCCGGGAGGAGGCGGAGGCCGCGTGGCTCGCGGAGCACGCCACGATGCAGGACCTCTCCCAGGAGACGATCGCCGAGCACTGGGAGATCCCGATGCTCCTGGCCCGAGTCGATTCCGTGCTGCGCCACGCGGTCGCGACGCTCGAACTGGCCGGAGTGGCCAAGCACGCCTACATTCTGGCCCAGGCCTTCAACTCCTTTTACCACCGGTCTCCGGTGGCGCAGGAGGAGAACCCGTCGCTCCGGCGGGTTCGGGCCGGAGTGACGAGGCTGTACCACGACGGGATGACCGAGCTGCTCTTGCTCATGGGCATCGAGGTCCCCGAGAGGATGTAGATGAGCGTGCGCGTTCTCGTGCTGGGTCCGGTTTCCGACGACGTCCGCGCGGCGCTCGCTGCGCTCCCCGGCGGCGCGGAGATCGTCGCGACGCCGGACGCGCATGCCGCGCTCGCGGTGCTCGCCGCGGCACCGCCGGACCTCCTCGTCGAAGGGGAGCACGCACTGGGTGCCGCGCTTTCGGCATCCGCGTTCAAGGGCGCGCTCGCGATCGAGTTCGCCCGCGCGATGCGTTACCGCCACCCGCTCTCGCTGCTCGTCGTCGGGATCGACCGCGAGACCGGGATCGTCTCCTCGCACGGAGAGGGGAGCGTCCATCGGCTGCGCGAGTC
The Candidatus Polarisedimenticolaceae bacterium DNA segment above includes these coding regions:
- a CDS encoding diguanylate cyclase, whose product is MSVRVLVLGPVSDDVRAALAALPGGAEIVATPDAHAALAVLAAAPPDLLVEGEHALGAALSASAFKGALAIEFARAMRYRHPLSLLVVGIDRETGIVSSHGEGSVHRLRESLSAMLRRSLRQIDLLAPLGSAELAVLLPETAASGARSVAERIRALAARVIVKSAPGGGRPSLPVKASVTVGVCDAPRDGVTTPEAFLETARAARRLGEDAGGDRTEVVTG